In Solidesulfovibrio carbinoliphilus subsp. oakridgensis, the sequence GATGCCTTCCATGATCTTGGGATTGCCCTTGGCCAGGGCCCCGAAATCCTTCATGGCATCGCCGAGCAGTCCTTTCCAATCCGTGGTCATGCCGTCCTCCTTGTCTGTGCCGCCTTGGCGGCGGTGGCCGGGAACACGGACCCCACCGCTCCCGGAATGTCCGTGCTGTCGCAAATACGGGGCAGGGTCAAGGGGGGCGCCTAGCGCAGGCCGCTTCTGGCCAGCACCTTCTCCACGTAGGCCCGGGTTTCCGGGATGTCGGGGACCTCCCCGCCCCTGCGCACGCGGCCGGGACCGGCGTTGTAGGCGGCCAGCGCCAGCCGGGCGTCGCCGTAGGCATCCAGGAGCGAGCGCATGTAGCGGATGCCGGCCTCCAGGTTGTTCGCGCCGTCAAAGGCGTCGGCCAGGCCCAGGTCGCGGCCGGTGCCGGGCATGATCTGCATGAGTCCGGCCGCGCCCTTGGGCGAGACGGCGGCCACGGCGAACCCGGATTCCACCTCCACCATGGCCCGGACCAGGTTCGGGTCCACGCCGTAGCGGCGGCAGTAGTAGCGGATAAAGGGCACGACCTTGCCCTGGTCGGTGCCGTCCGGCAGGCGCATGGAGCCCATGGGCTGGTAGTGGGCGTCCAGCTTGCGGTTGCTCAGGTGTATGCCGCCTTTGGCGTCGCGGAACTGGTAGATGGTCTCTCCCCGGGCCGGGCCGGCCAGGAGCAGCGCGGCAAGGCACCACGGCGCGGCGGGAAAAAGGAGTCGCATGGAGGGAGTGTGCGCGGCCGGGGCGGATTTTGCAACCCGGGTCAGCGGCGAAAGGCCAGGGCGAAATCGTGGATGGCCACCGACTGGCCGTGGCCGCCCGTGGCCTCGGTCCAGCCGAAACAAATGGTGTCGAGCCTGGCGTGATCGGCGGCCGCCAGCCGGACCGTGTGGCGCACGAGCGGCGCTTCGGCCGTATAGTCCTCGGACACGTCGTCCATGCCGGGATAGG encodes:
- a CDS encoding lytic transglycosylase domain-containing protein, which codes for MRLLFPAAPWCLAALLLAGPARGETIYQFRDAKGGIHLSNRKLDAHYQPMGSMRLPDGTDQGKVVPFIRYYCRRYGVDPNLVRAMVEVESGFAVAAVSPKGAAGLMQIMPGTGRDLGLADAFDGANNLEAGIRYMRSLLDAYGDARLALAAYNAGPGRVRRGGEVPDIPETRAYVEKVLARSGLR